The Thermogemmatispora onikobensis genome has a window encoding:
- a CDS encoding MmyB family transcriptional regulator → MSRSTEAVERSEFARLLTELRQQHGLSQGQLAQASRLSRTYIYHLEVGMRTNPSPHVVRNIARALELQGEECQRFYDAYTRLTGQHVELDRLTSALLELGELASLLVQSTSYPAHSLDRLWFLHSWNVASLRLFEIDPHLAEQHPKLHLLEFVFDPQMRRRFHGWEDLARRLVSDFLYNTHTMTHLPEYKELWRRLRELPEFKRIASAAYPTGKPAPSFVFQVQHSELGRLTLRTATTVFTGMSSYSMVSYVPGDQQTLKIYREQGW, encoded by the coding sequence ATGAGTCGGAGCACTGAGGCCGTTGAGCGCTCTGAGTTCGCTCGCCTCTTGACCGAGCTGCGCCAGCAGCATGGCCTCTCTCAGGGCCAGCTCGCTCAGGCCAGCCGCCTTTCACGTACGTATATCTATCACCTGGAGGTGGGTATGCGCACCAATCCCTCCCCGCATGTGGTGCGCAATATTGCCCGCGCGCTGGAGCTGCAGGGCGAGGAGTGCCAGCGCTTCTATGACGCCTATACTCGCCTGACCGGCCAGCATGTGGAGCTGGACCGCCTGACCAGCGCTCTGCTCGAGTTGGGCGAGCTGGCAAGCTTGTTGGTTCAGAGTACCTCGTACCCGGCGCATTCGCTCGATCGCCTCTGGTTCCTCCATTCGTGGAATGTTGCTTCTCTTCGCCTCTTTGAGATCGATCCCCATCTGGCTGAGCAGCATCCTAAATTGCATCTGCTGGAGTTCGTCTTCGATCCTCAGATGCGCCGCCGCTTCCACGGCTGGGAGGATCTGGCCCGCCGCCTGGTGAGCGACTTTCTGTACAATACGCATACGATGACCCATTTGCCTGAGTATAAGGAGCTGTGGCGCCGCCTGCGGGAGTTGCCGGAGTTTAAGCGCATTGCTTCGGCTGCCTATCCCACCGGGAAGCCTGCCCCCTCCTTCGTCTTCCAGGTGCAGCATAGCGAGCTGGGCCGCCTGACGTTGCGCACGGCTACGACGGTCTTTACGGGGATGAGCAGCTACTCTATGGTGAGCTATGTGCCGGGCGATCAGCAGACCCTGAAGATTTATCGCGAGCAGGGCTGGTGA